From Heliomicrobium modesticaldum Ice1, a single genomic window includes:
- a CDS encoding 4Fe-4S dicluster domain-containing protein: MFPIGHLGMKKEEVLRALASRLDKNPIGAPMNETLMEILHTMYTYREAEIASQFPQGFTTVERLAELTGIAETELVSHLNNMADKGLVMDFPRKGRSMYVLSPLVIGFFEYTFMRVTDKLPQKDLAELFERYFRDRRVAGEFFGGDTKLFHTWAYESVMPDEVETEVLDYEKASAMIRDSGGGGLSMCYCRHEADHLGKACDAPIDDVCTSLGAAAEWLIRRGFARPASTDELLRVLDHTESLGLVHLADNVQKNPAYICHCCGCCCGVLRTINEHNIASVHPSNFIPAIDEHRCTGCGACLKRCHVRAISLIERSTGGDNRSRPVAGSGDGDLFWPSGAGGGRTGAVMTGPTKVAFVLTDRCIGCGACVKGCRPSAISLVRRGELHIPPKDKKEQMLRIAQGKGKR; encoded by the coding sequence GTGTTTCCCATCGGTCACTTAGGCATGAAAAAGGAAGAGGTTCTTCGGGCGCTCGCCAGCCGGTTGGACAAAAACCCTATCGGGGCGCCCATGAACGAAACGCTGATGGAGATCTTACACACCATGTACACCTACAGGGAGGCGGAGATCGCCAGCCAGTTCCCGCAAGGCTTTACGACGGTGGAACGGCTGGCGGAGTTGACGGGAATCGCAGAGACAGAACTGGTCTCCCATTTAAACAACATGGCCGACAAGGGTCTGGTCATGGACTTTCCCCGCAAAGGACGGAGCATGTACGTCCTCTCGCCGCTCGTCATCGGATTCTTCGAGTACACCTTCATGCGGGTCACCGACAAACTGCCCCAGAAGGACTTGGCTGAACTTTTTGAGCGATACTTCCGGGACAGGCGCGTCGCCGGCGAGTTTTTCGGCGGCGATACGAAGCTTTTTCACACTTGGGCTTATGAGAGTGTCATGCCCGATGAGGTGGAGACAGAGGTCCTCGACTATGAGAAAGCGTCAGCCATGATCCGCGACTCCGGCGGCGGCGGTCTGTCCATGTGCTACTGCCGTCATGAGGCCGATCATCTGGGCAAGGCCTGCGACGCCCCCATCGACGATGTCTGCACGTCCCTGGGCGCTGCGGCCGAGTGGCTGATCCGGCGCGGTTTTGCCCGCCCGGCCAGCACGGACGAACTGTTGCGCGTCCTCGACCATACGGAGTCTCTGGGCCTTGTCCACCTGGCCGACAATGTGCAAAAAAACCCGGCCTACATCTGCCACTGCTGCGGTTGTTGCTGCGGCGTACTGCGGACAATCAACGAACATAACATCGCCTCAGTCCATCCGAGCAACTTCATCCCTGCCATCGACGAACACCGCTGCACCGGCTGCGGCGCCTGCCTGAAGCGCTGCCATGTGCGGGCGATCTCCCTGATCGAACGTTCCACAGGCGGTGACAACCGCTCTCGTCCGGTCGCCGGTTCCGGTGATGGAGATCTTTTTTGGCCGTCAGGGGCAGGTGGTGGAAGGACTGGAGCTGTGATGACCGGACCAACTAAGGTTGCTTTCGTCTTGACGGATCGATGCATCGGCTGTGGCGCCTGTGTCAAGGGCTGCCGACCCAGCGCCATCTCCCTCGTCCGCCGCGGTGAACTGCATATCCCGCCGAAAGACAAAAAAGAGCAGATGCTGCGCATCGCTCAGGGAAAGGGGAAAAGGTAA
- a CDS encoding serine hydrolase — protein MAAQMVASKVKRQALWIACLLLLLAATAWGWLYWQQRQIAQLQFLLQLEETQRTTVVTGPEYDKLRQRIRKEMAESGIDYALFLEDLENGNQFAIEPDKNFQAASAIKVPLVLFLYALALDKRLDLDETMTLTSSDLAPSSGGLWSYLPGRQYTLRQLAKHVIEDSDNTAANMLMRRVGRSNFYLFLRLAGARTVPAGPGKGNVTCARDMALYLKGIWVFRQLNPGFGEEIFQYLLHSKIDNRIPAGVPDDIKVANKIGSQIGFFHDAAIVLLPNRPYVLAILCHHPSETEANAAIARISRIIYEFQQSQPKAAQVIFSGVSVTDGREKKDI, from the coding sequence TTGGCCGCGCAGATGGTGGCGTCCAAAGTGAAAAGACAGGCCCTATGGATTGCCTGCTTGTTGCTCCTGCTCGCCGCCACCGCCTGGGGGTGGCTTTATTGGCAGCAGCGGCAGATCGCCCAACTGCAATTCCTCTTGCAACTTGAAGAGACGCAGAGAACGACCGTTGTCACTGGACCGGAGTATGACAAATTGCGCCAGCGAATCCGCAAAGAAATGGCTGAATCGGGGATCGACTATGCCTTGTTTCTCGAAGACCTCGAGAACGGCAACCAATTCGCCATTGAACCGGACAAAAACTTTCAGGCTGCCAGTGCCATCAAAGTGCCGCTGGTCCTCTTTCTCTATGCTTTGGCCCTTGACAAACGACTCGACCTGGATGAAACGATGACCCTTACCTCGAGCGATCTGGCGCCCAGTTCGGGTGGGCTCTGGAGCTATCTCCCCGGTCGCCAGTACACCCTCCGGCAACTGGCAAAGCACGTCATCGAGGACAGTGACAACACGGCTGCCAACATGCTCATGCGCCGAGTCGGGCGGTCCAATTTCTACCTCTTTCTGCGACTTGCCGGCGCACGCACAGTGCCGGCCGGTCCAGGAAAGGGTAATGTCACTTGCGCCCGCGACATGGCCCTCTACCTCAAAGGGATTTGGGTTTTCCGGCAACTCAACCCTGGCTTCGGGGAGGAGATATTCCAGTACTTGCTTCACAGCAAGATCGATAACCGCATCCCCGCAGGTGTTCCCGATGATATTAAGGTTGCCAATAAGATCGGATCGCAGATCGGTTTTTTTCATGACGCCGCTATCGTGCTGCTCCCCAACCGTCCCTATGTGCTGGCCATCCTCTGCCATCATCCCAGCGAGACCGAGGCAAATGCGGCCATTGCCCGAATCTCCCGCATCATTTATGAGTTCCAGCAGTCCCAGCCAAAGGCTGCGCAAGTCATTTTTTCAGGTGTGTCTGTGACTGACGGTAGAGAGAAAAAGGACATATGA
- a CDS encoding L,D-transpeptidase family protein, giving the protein MFLVLLASVAFRLGGEREENLSESPGSACADLDRLLYPAAPPLKGSDVAELQERLKELGYYSGPLDGLYDRKTVDAVTQMQRQKGLKADGCVSSSTWLALSPPVMTNQPAEPRKPPSAPVGVITLVVELDKNTLSVLIDGNVYKTYPVATGKRDTPSPVGEWRIVDKQKHWGDGFGSRWLGFNVPWGIYGIHGTNKPWSVGKSVSGGCFRMHNRDVEELFEWIPLRTVVRVIDSQKVKLSKSAYKIGMTGQEVARIQFRLQEKGFSPGLADGRFGAEMEKAVRNFQKQQQISETGVIDEATLRLLDFQVEKKEGT; this is encoded by the coding sequence TTGTTCTTGGTCCTGCTAGCCTCGGTGGCTTTCCGACTGGGCGGCGAACGGGAGGAAAACCTATCCGAGTCGCCGGGCTCCGCCTGCGCCGACCTCGATCGGCTGCTCTATCCGGCGGCGCCGCCGCTGAAAGGCAGTGATGTGGCCGAACTGCAGGAGCGGTTAAAGGAACTTGGCTATTACAGCGGACCGCTCGACGGCCTGTACGACAGGAAAACGGTGGATGCGGTGACGCAGATGCAGCGGCAAAAAGGGCTGAAGGCCGACGGCTGCGTTTCGTCCTCCACCTGGCTCGCGCTATCACCGCCGGTGATGACGAACCAACCGGCGGAACCGCGAAAGCCCCCCTCGGCGCCCGTAGGCGTCATCACTCTTGTCGTCGAACTGGATAAAAACACCCTCTCTGTTCTCATCGACGGGAACGTCTATAAGACCTATCCGGTGGCCACAGGAAAACGGGACACCCCATCGCCCGTCGGCGAATGGCGGATCGTTGACAAGCAGAAACATTGGGGCGACGGTTTTGGCAGCAGATGGTTAGGGTTCAACGTCCCTTGGGGCATTTACGGGATTCACGGCACCAACAAACCCTGGTCGGTCGGCAAGAGCGTGAGCGGCGGATGCTTTCGCATGCACAACCGCGACGTTGAGGAACTCTTTGAATGGATCCCCTTACGGACTGTCGTCCGTGTCATTGACTCGCAGAAGGTCAAATTGTCTAAAAGCGCCTATAAAATCGGCATGACCGGTCAGGAGGTGGCTCGGATTCAATTCCGCTTACAGGAGAAAGGGTTTTCGCCTGGTTTGGCTGACGGGCGTTTTGGGGCGGAGATGGAAAAAGCCGTCCGTAATTTCCAAAAACAGCAGCAGATTAGCGAAACGGGTGTCATCGACGAAGCAACCCTCAGGCTCCTCGATTTTCAGGTGGAGAAAAAAGAAGGTACTTGA
- a CDS encoding phasin family protein yields MLDIVRKALLAGLGAVTLTKERAEVIVEELVKKGEMSKEEAAKIIEELLEKSKEQREVVSETIKSEFSRLRNDFGLVTRKEYEALEARIAAIEEKLGIRPKEEVVIDAEPAPAEASAAETTGEKTE; encoded by the coding sequence ATGTTGGACATCGTACGCAAAGCACTGCTGGCCGGCCTCGGCGCCGTCACCTTGACCAAAGAACGAGCCGAGGTCATCGTCGAGGAATTGGTAAAAAAAGGCGAGATGAGCAAAGAAGAAGCCGCCAAGATCATTGAAGAATTGCTGGAAAAGAGCAAAGAGCAGCGCGAGGTCGTCTCCGAAACGATCAAGAGTGAATTCAGCCGCCTCCGCAACGACTTCGGTTTAGTCACCCGGAAGGAATATGAAGCCCTCGAGGCGCGCATTGCTGCGATCGAGGAAAAGCTGGGCATCCGACCGAAGGAGGAAGTTGTCATCGACGCGGAGCCGGCCCCTGCTGAGGCTTCGGCCGCCGAAACGACAGGGGAAAAGACAGAGTAA
- a CDS encoding FmdB family zinc ribbon protein, whose protein sequence is MPTYDFECTHCGHQFSELVSYDKRSEVPCPKCGQKGAKALMTGFFVGKSSSPSPCGPGGCPVPTPGACSSGGCGCPL, encoded by the coding sequence ATGCCGACCTACGATTTCGAATGCACCCACTGCGGTCACCAGTTTTCCGAGTTGGTATCCTACGATAAACGAAGCGAAGTCCCTTGCCCTAAATGTGGACAAAAAGGTGCCAAAGCGCTGATGACTGGCTTTTTTGTCGGGAAGTCCAGTTCACCGTCCCCCTGCGGACCCGGCGGATGTCCCGTGCCGACACCGGGCGCTTGCTCTAGCGGCGGTTGCGGCTGTCCTCTTTGA